Proteins from a genomic interval of Drosophila willistoni isolate 14030-0811.24 chromosome 2L unlocalized genomic scaffold, UCI_dwil_1.1 Seg139, whole genome shotgun sequence:
- the LOC6638446 gene encoding nephrin isoform X4, which produces MCHAFSCLLPLPQLPCLLCLILVALLPPTFSGQGQAAAATRARVSSSTTMTRNIEEENGPPVLSESIMGTMGRLPCNVTPPIYEDRVALVIWYKVGLKTPIYSVDTRDSNFAQGTHWSDETYRERLSFYVEGRAGTLTIKSTTEDDTGEYRCRVDFQKSPTRNSKVNLTVIIPPESVIILDSKGATIKDHTLGPYNEGSTVNITCVAIGGRPQPRVTWLHGNTILNNSGQGHPLSERRVGNILSLTKLKRKNLHMQLTCRAENNNLTTPITSSVVLDMNLRPLIVKLSGENRPLSAENAYQLSCVVIGSRPAPTITWWKGSTAMKNTHEIANPDGNMTTSVLTFTPTIDDRGKFLSCRAEQSMIPESGMEDGWKLDIYHIPVVSLELGTNSLNSTLREGIDVFFECNIKSNPWIYKVSWRHNGAILSNNPAEGIVVANQSLVLQNASRARSGIYTCVGSNREGDGESNPVQLDIRFAPVCRTGQKTTYSSGRHETVKVACEIDANPSEATYIWKFNATQGETVDIPASLVAVDRGRSVAHYTPMTENDYGTLLCWASNEIGDQSEPCVYTIVPAGEPDPLLNCTLLNQTSTGFQIECIEGFDGGLQQDFIMEVYVNGTTRYPKIYKSKTPYFEVRGLVPGMGYNVFLIAHNSKGRSNATILQVYTLKDPEKQTDLSLRYSPVIEDIRPFLGILAGIVGSIFLVALIIVIVVRVRGSSGHDRNNYSHPGNGNTSSNGNGNGGVGGGTTNTVNGTGNLGVLGSNNNGSLVIGTLGGHNGGQSVQDMHRIGRETCHVTSSLDSIDKNPDIIPQDGHDVDDEWTTKGHNRAYATAAMAEQNAVITSSTYDHLMPTYAVVDKKTAAGQQAAAAAQYIQYNTLIPVNKMGAYANQQQQLQQQQQQHQQQQQQQQQQQKTELSYSELTAPLVGIGVGGNTVRLAPYCSATLGRPGSRQQAELKRAEPNIYSQVNVMMDDEILADLQAATASGTSYVAGAVVDNVGGFGAVAAAPSSSSNLYMQSYATRI; this is translated from the exons GTCCACCCGTTCTATCCGAATCCATAATGGGCACCATGGGTCGTTTACCCTGCAATGTGACCCCGCCCATTTATGAGGATCGTGTGGCTTTGGTTATTTGGTATAAAGTTGGCCTTAAAACGCCAATATATAG TGTCGATACACGCGACTCGAACTTTGCCCAGGGCACCCATTGGTCAGATGAAACGTATCGAGAGCGCTTGTCCTTTTATGTCGAAGGACGTGCCGGCACTTTGACCATCAAGTCAACAACCGAAGATGATACGGGCGAATATCGTTGCCGTGTCGATTTCCAGAAGAGTCCCACACGCAATTctaaagtgaatttaactgTCATAA TACCTCCCGAATCCGTGATAATATTGGACAGCAAAGGTGCCACCATCAAGGATCATACACTGGGTCCCTACAATGAGGGTTCCACAGTGAACATCACGTGCGTGGCCATTGGCG gACGACCTCAACCGAGAGTTACCTGGCTGCATGGCAATACAATTCTAAACAACTCTGGACAGGGACATCCCCTTTCAGAGCGACGTGTGGGCAATATTCTATCATTGACCAAACTGAAACGAAAAAATCTTCACATGCAGTTAACTTGTCGGGCGGAGAACAATAATTTGACAACGCCAATTACCAGCAGTGTCGTCTTGGACATGAACT TGCGTCCTTTGATTGTAAAACTGTCGGGTGAGAATCGTCCTTTGTCGGCAGAAAATGCGTATCAGTTGAGTTGCGTTGTCATTGGATCACGTCCAGCACCAACGATTACCTGGTGGAAGGGCAGCACAGCCATGAAGAATACGCATGAAATT GCCAATCCGGATGGTAATATGACCACCTCAGTGCTGACATTTACTCCAACCATTGATGATCGCGGCAAATTTCTATCCTGTCGTGCCGAACAGAGTATGATACCCGAATCTGGTATGGAAGATGGCTGGAAATTGGACATTTATC ATATCCCAGTCGTTAGCCTCGAACTTGGAACAAATTCATTAAACTCAACCCTACGTGAAGGCATCGATGTGTTCTTTGAGTGCAACATCAAATCGAATCCATGGATATATAAAGTCAGTTGGCGACATAAT GGTGCAATTCTGTCTAACAATCCAGCCGAGGGCATTGTTGTGGCCAATCAAAGTTTGGTCCTACAGAATGCCAGCCGTGCCCGAAGCGGCATTTACACCTGTGTGGGCAGCAATCGTGAGGGAGATGGCGAAAGTAATCCCGTACAATTGGATATAAGAT TTGCCCCGGTATGTCGGACTGGCCAGAAGACCACTTACAGTTCGGGACGGCATGAGACTGTTAAAGTTGCCTGCGAAATCGATGCCAATCCCAGTGAGGCCACATACATCTGGAAATTCAATGCAACACAGGGTGAAACAGTTGACATACCCGCCTCACTGGTAGCAGTGGATCGAGGGCGCAGTGTGGCCCACTATACACCCATGACGGAGAAC GACTATGGAACACTACTGTGTTGGGCTAGCAACGAAATTGGCGATCAAAGTGAGCCCTGCGTGTACACAATAGTCCCGGCAG GCGAACCGGATCCGTTGCTGAATTGCACGCTACTGAATCAGACATCGACAGGCTTTCAAATCGAATGCATTGAAGGATTCGATGGTGGACTGCAGCAGGACTTTATCATGGAGGTTTATGTGAATGGAACGACACGCTATCCCAAAATTTACAAATCAAA GACTCCGTACTTTGAGGTGCGTGGCCTTGTTCCTGGCATGGGTTACAATGTCTTTCTCATTGCCCACAATAGCAAAGGACGCAGCAATGCAACCATTTTGCAAGTCTACACACTAAAGGATCCGGAAAAGCAAACGG ACCTGTCGCTGCGGTATTCACCCGTCATTGAGGACATCCGGCCATTCCTTGGCATACTAGCTGGAATTGTGGGCAGCATATTTCTGGTGGCCCTCATCATTGTGATTGTGGTGCGTGTGCGCGGCTCGTCAGGACACGATCGCAATAATTACTCACATCCGGGCAACGGTAACACCAGCAGCAATGGCAACGGCAATGGCGGAGTCGGCGGTGGCACTACCAACACAGTGAATGGCACTGGCAATCTTGGCGTGCTGGGCAGCAATAACAATGGCAGTCTGGTCATTGGCACCCTTGGCGGACACAATGGTGGACAATCAGTGCAGGATATGCATCGGATTGGACGAGAGACGTGTCATGTGACGAGCAGTTTGGATAGCATTGATAAGAATCCTGACATTATACCACAAG ATGGACACGATGTGGACGATGAGTGGACAACAAAGGGTCATAATCGGGCCTATGCCACGGCTGCTATGGCCGAACAAAATGCCGTTATTACCTCCAGCACCTATGACCATCTGATGCCCACCTATGCAGTGGTCGATAAGAAGACAGCAGCTGGTCAAcaagcagctgctgctgctcaatATATACAGTATAATACCCTTATACCCGTTAACAAAATGGGGGCTTATgccaatcaacaacaacaacttcaacagcagcagcagcagcaccaacagcagcagcaacaacagcaacagcaacaaaag ACTGAGCTCAGCTATAGCGAACTGACTGCCCCCCTGGTGGGCATTGGCGTAGGCGGCAACACTGTGCGTTTGGCGCCTTATTGCAGTGCCACACTGGGACGGCCGGGTAGCCGTCAGCAGGCGGAATTGAAGAGAGCCGAACCGAATATCTACTCGCAGGTAAATGTTATGATGGATGATGAAATTCTGGCCGATTTGCAGGCGGCCACAGCATCGGGCACCAGTTATGTGGCTGGAGCTGTGGTCGATAATGTGGGTGGCTTTGGCGCAGTGGCAGCTGCTCCCTCCTCCTCATCCAATCTCTACATGCAGAGCTATGCCACGCGTATATAA